From the genome of Miscanthus floridulus cultivar M001 chromosome 10, ASM1932011v1, whole genome shotgun sequence, one region includes:
- the LOC136489947 gene encoding uncharacterized protein, with protein sequence MERGEEKLSVRNATRAATAWVASPVGRLARIEVLVTISCCLLAVLVLLGSGRRANRRATPRLAVWSALMLSYQAVSYTIGLMQSASFRNELIVVWGCFLLLLLGCADGIAAYTLNDSDQQARTILNQGLQVVYVFILLLSYVGVLPLHLKVLLFLLWALSGIKLGMRVRSSILAGRDSVLTVENKLIADYMSNKEHTEGGRDYDAATMKGYKYVVAGEADRPIDPSHPEIVTVEKVWQCQGILLSSSDVDAAARRRKDICLSFAMFKLLRRRLGGFPLTEARLNKTRDFVKVGLLAGEDHERMYRVIEVELGFLFDFYYARYRSPKETLIPDMLLFAAVVVTSLCTLFSPAVVDHRPPSNTVATGFDIWLTRTVIALFLVLESFQFLMLVFSDWHKVKMLCRYVREPSWHSRPGLQRMLKLMCRFRLIGYWNNSVGQYSLLSACLHSQRKGVWRLPLPWWFMGFLIRTRTTRHRNLPEEVKRSIYVFLKNGLARVRYGEYSLEKNGVLNILRLSARPTKLQATSAVERILIWHIATQVCDLLSQGQLGSEPSGSPIKKERLVATTLSAYCAYLVSSAPELLPEHSYDTRLLLEGVQSEAREALKGCLSRDDIHHKLEAVQADPAASVHRYILVEGRRLGEVVHNDMPSMVKRWEFLAELWVELLLSVAPSDNMTGHVQKLANGGELITHLWALLTHAGVVEKRTMIAESYIV encoded by the coding sequence GGAACGCGACCCGCGCCGCCACGGCGTGGGTGGCCAGCCCTGTGGGCCGCCTCGCCCGCATCGAGGTTCTTGTGACCATCAGCTGCTGCCTGCTCGCCGTTCTGGTCCTACTTGGCTCCGGCCGCCGCGCAAACCGCAGGGCCACGCCTCGGCTCGCCGTGTGGTCAGCGCTGATGTTGAGCTACCAGGCTGTCTCCTACACCATCGGGCTGATGCAGTCTGCCTCTTTCCGCAACGAGCTTATCGTCGTCTGGGGCTgcttcctcctgctcctactcggCTGCGCCGATGGCATAGCCGCCTACACCCTGAACGACTCCGACCAGCAGGCCCGTACAATCCTCAACCAGGGACTCCAGGTCGTCTACGTCttcatcctcctcctctcctaTGTTGGTGTGCTGCCGTTACACCTGAAAGTTCTCCTGTTCTTGCTCTGGGCGTTGAGCGGCATCAAGCTCGGGATGCGCGTCAGGAGCTCTATCTTGGCCGGCCGGGATAGCGTCCTCACTGTCGAGAACAAGCTCATCGCCGACTACATGTCAAACAAAGAGCACACGGAAGGTGGTCGGGACTACGACGCCGCCACCATGAAAGGTTACAAGTATGTAGTTGCCGGCGAGGCTGACCGCCCGATCGACCCGTCGCATCCCGAGATTGTCACCGTCGAGAAGGTATGGCAGTGCCAGGGTATACTGCTGAGCTCCTCCGACGTGGACGCGGCGGCGAGGAGGCGCAAGGACATATGCCTCTCCTTCGCGATGTTCAAGCTGCTCCGGCGTCGCCTAGGCGGGTTCCCGCTCACCGAGGCCCGCCTCAACAAGACGCGCGACTTCGTCAAGGTGGGCCTCCTCGCCGGGGAGGACCACGAGAGAATGTATCGCGTCATTGAGGTGGAGCTGGGCTTCCTCTTCGATTTCTACTACGCAAGGTACCGTTCACCCAAAGAAACTCTCATCCCGGACATGCTTCTGTTCGCGGCCGTCGTGGTGACGAGCCTGTGCACGCTCTTCTCGCCTGCGGTGGTCGACCACCGTCCCCCTAGCAACACCGTCGCCACCGGCTTCGACATCTGGCTAACAAGAACAGTGATAGCCCTGTTTTTGGTGCTGGAATCGTTCCAGTTCTTGATGCTtgtcttctccgactggcacaagGTGAAGATGCTGTGCCGCTACGTGCGTGAGCCGTCGTGGCACAGCAGGCCAGGCTTGCAGCGAATGCTCAAGCTGATGTGCCGGTTCAGGCTGATAGGGTACTGGAACAACTCCGTGGGGCAGTACTCGCTTCTGTCCGCGTGCCTGCACTCTCAGCGCAAGGGCGTGTGGCGGCTGCCGCTCCCCTGGTGGTTCATGGGTTTCTTGATCCGGACGAGGACGACGCGTCACCGGAACCTACCCGAGGAGGTGAAGCGCTCAATCTACGTATTCCTCAAGAATGGGCTGGCTCGTGTCCGCTACGGTGAGTACTCGTTGGAGAAGAACGGCGTGCTGAACATTCTCCGGCTCAGCGCGCGGCCAACCAAGCTGCAAGCGACGAGCGCCGTGGAGCGCATCCTCATATGGCACATCGCCACCCAAGTCTGCGACTTACTGTCGCAGGGCCAGCTGGGGAGCGAGCCCTCTGGCAGCCCCATCAAGAAGGAGCGCCTCGTGGCCACCACGCTCTCAGCGTACTGCGCCTACCTGGTGTCGTCGGCGCCGGAGCTACTGCCGGAGCACAGCTACGACACGCGGCTTCTCTTGGAAGGTGTGCAGAGTGAGGCACGGGAAGCTCTTAAAGGTTGCTTGTCCAGGGATGACATCCACCATAAGCTGGAAGCGGTGCAGGCGGATCCAGCAGCATCCGTCCACAGGTACATCTTGGTCGAAGGCAGAAGGCTCGGCGAAGTAGTGCACAACGATATGCCAAGCATGGTGAAGAGGTGGGAGTTTCTTGCAGAGCTTTGGGTGGAGCTGCTTCTTTCTGTTGCGCCATCGGACAACATGACAGGTCACGTCCAGAAGCTGGCAAACGGTGGCGAGCTCATCACGCACCTCTGGGCACTGCTGACACACGCCGGAGTTGTAGAGAAGCGCACAATGATAGCGGAGAGCTATATCGTTTGA